The following is a genomic window from Citrifermentans bemidjiense Bem.
GCGGTTCAGGCAATGAACGAAGGCGTCCGGGAAGTAGAGCAAGGAACTGCGCAAGCGACCCATTCCGGTGAAGCCATCGAACGCATACTCAACCTGATTAACGATTTGGGAATGCAGGTCAATCAGATTGCTACTGCTGCCGAAGAACAGACAGCCACGACCGGCGAGATCAGCAGCAACATGACTAGAATCAACGATATCGGCAGGAGTGTCGCAGGACATGCACATACCTCTGCGCTCCAAGCCGGTCATCTCAATGCCGGCGCTGAAGCCCTGCTGTCGTCGTTGGGCAAGTTCAAGCTCAATGAAAGTGACAGGCTGGTGCTGCGTAAGGCAAAGAGTGCCCATATGATCTTCGTGGGAAAGATCAGGGCACATCTGCACGGGGCGCAGACGGTTGATCATAACCTGCTGCCGACCCATCTTACCTGTGCCTTCGGCAAGTGGTATCAAGGCGACGGCCAGAGCAGTTGCGGGCAGTTCGATTTGTTCAAAAAAATCGATGCGCCTCATGCCAAGGTACATGAGCTCGGCAAGCAGGCTATCATCGCTCATAACTCCGGCGACAAAGCGAAAGCGGGTCAATGCTGCGACGAAATGGTAGAAGCCTCAATGCATCTCATAGGGATCCTGGACAATTTGGCAGCACAATGCAAGTAAGGAACGCATAGTCAGGCATTGGAGCCCTATGTGGGGCCGGTTACAAGGCAGCAGAATGAGGCTCAAAAGCAAAATGGTCGATTCCTTTAAAGGAATCGGCCATAGTTTTGTGGGCTCCCACGGCGTTACGCTCAGCAAAATGTTTTCTCAAGTTCCAGTTGACTCCTATAAGGCGAAACCCTCCGCGTTCCACCAATTCCCGCAAGTCAGAACCTGTAATGGGATCTAGAAAGTAAAATTCCTTCTTTACATGCAGGCATCGAATGATAGAACTTAGAAGTTTTTAATTTAATTGACCATGGCGAGATGGCGATTGAGCCCGAAACCTCGGGGCGATTAAATAAGCAGGGGGAACGCGATGAGCAAAAAAATTCTGGTCATTCTGTCTGAATGGGGGTTCTGGGGGGAAGAGTTGGTCGGACCTCTGGAGGTGTTGCAAAGCAGGAACTACAAACCAGTCCTTTGTACCCCTACGGGGCGGCGGCCGCGCGCCCTTCCACCCAGCATGGACCCCGGCTACAAAGACCCGCCCTTGGGTAAAACCGTGGCGACCCCGGAAATGGCGGAGAAGGTACGGAGACTCGATGATCCCTCCAATCCCTACCTCGCCAACCAGAGGAGTTTGAAGGCGATGCTGCCGGAACGGCCGTACTGGAGTGACCTTGGGGAGCTGGGCTATCCGGACGAAAGGGGGCAGATGAAAATGTCCTACTACCCCCTGCGGAAGTGGGAGGGATATTGCCGGGCGCGGGCCCAAGCCCAGCAGGCGCTGGTGGAGGAATTCGAGGCACTGCTGCTGGTTGGCGGCAGCGGACCGATGATCGACCTGGTCAACAACTACCGCGTCCACGACGCCATCCTCGCTTTCAAGCAGGCCGATAAGCCCATCGCCGCGGAATGTTACGGAGTCGCCTGCCTGGCTAAAGCCCGCAACTTCGACGATCCGCGCAGCATCATCTGGGGAAAACACGTCACGGGTCATCCCCAGGAGTACGACTATAGGGACCTGGCCGGCGTGCTCGATCCGGAGACTGGTGCCATGCTGAGCAGGGAGGCGGGAAACCCTGACCGCTGGGTGAACTTCGGCCCCCCGTTTTACACCCTGGAACATATTCTCAGGGATGCCACCGGGCCGGAAGGGGGGGTCCATGGAAGCGTGGGCCGCCCCCATTCGGTAATCGTCGATTACCCGTTAATTACCGGCCGCTCGACTGCCGATTCATACACGACAGGCGAGAAACTCGTCGAGGTGCTTGAGAAAGGCCTGCGAAGATACGGGTGGTGACAAAACAACAGGTTTATAGTGGTGCTTCAGGGGGAAAGGATACGTGGGAGGATACGTGAACAAAAAAGGGTTACGGCTGAAAACCGTAACCCTTTGTATGTTTGGCTCCCCATCGCGGACTCGAACCACGGACATGGTGATTAACAGTCACCCGCTCTACCGACTGAGCTAATGGGGAATATTCGGTTGCACGAGTTGTTAACCTCGCGTTTCCCCGCGCTAGGAGCGCCTCTGGCACCCCGTCCCGCGAAGAGATTACGTGTATAACATAGCACTTTTGGCGTGTCAATAGGAATTCTGCACACGCGCTCCGCTCCCAGGAATTTTTTTCAGCGCGGGCGAACAGCTCCTGTCGTTGCGGTGGGGAAGGGGGAGAACCCGAAACTGGTAAGGATGAGCGATGGGGTGATCTACTAGGGAAAGGGGCTTGGTCCTTCCTTTTCAGCTCTAAAGCGAGGGGATAGGCATGAATCCGGACCCCTCCCTGCACCAGGGGCGCTCCAAGCGGAAGGAGCCGCAGCGGCAGGGTATGATTGGCATCCTGGCGTGCAGGTAGGTCGCGTAGCTGAGAAAATCACGGTGGTACCAGATTTCCTGCACGGTTCCCGTTGGGGAGTGAGACAGCTTACTCCCGCAACGAGGGCAGGCGACGGTTTCGAGGGAATACTCGATCTTGATGTCGAGCCGGTTCGAATGGTCGGTGAAGCATGCGGAGGTAACCCGCCAAGGCGGGGCAAGCCCGAGAGTTGCCGTGAATATCGAGATTTGGTCCATCGTCCTTCCTTGAAAACGGTTGGCGGCCGGGGGCTAAGCAGCGAGTTCCTCCCTGCTTTACACGTAGTGTGCCAGGTGCCGTAGGTCGATGTAACCTCGCATGATACTTGGCATTCCCTACAGTATGAGCCTGCCGCTCCCCGAAAAAAGGATGTCCACATTTTTGCTGATGGTTAAAAAGGAGCGGTTCAAAATGCCCGGCAGGATGCATCGCGATAGCATCGGGTGCCACCAGATAGAAGGGAAAATAAACCATTTTTCTTGCGCCCGATGTAAAGGGTGGTAGCCTTTCCCATGTGTTTTTTTGCTGAGGTCATCTCATAAACGGGGGGGTAACGGATGCTTAAAGAATTCAAGCAGTTTGCTCTCAAGGGGAACGTGCTGGACTTGGCTGTAGCTGTCGTGCTCGGCGCCGCGTTCGGAAAAATTGTAAGCTCCTTCGTATCCGACATACTCACCCCGCCCATCGGAAAACTCCTCGGAAACATCGACTTCTCCTCGTTATTCCTGAATCTCACCAGCACCCCGATCCGCTCTGTAGCAGAGGCTAAAGCCCTGGGGGCGCCGGTCATCGCCTATGGTCTCTTCCTGAACGCTGTATTTGACTTCATCATCATCGCCTTTGCGCTGTTCCTGCTGGTGCGCCAGGTGAGCAAGATGCTTCCCCCTCCGACACCCCCGGTTGCCACCAAGGAATGTCCACACTGCTGCACCATGATACCTGTCAAAGCGTCCCGTTGTCCCAACTGCACTTCATCCCAGTCTGAAGCCTAACTACGATAGGAGGTGTGAGATGAAAAAGTACCTGCAGCTTGTTCTGGTTCCTGCGTTGCTTTTGGGCCTGTTCACGCAGTCGTACGCAGAGGTGAAGCCGGAAAGCTTCTCCGTTTCTCCCTACGTTGCCGGTTACAGCTTTTTTGGGAGGGAACGGCTTGAAACCGGACCAGCGGTCGGATTGCGTGGTGGCTACAACTTCACCAGCCATTTCGGCATGGAGGCGGTGCTGACCTACATAAGCACCGAAGGGAAGGACGGTTCCGGGATCGGGGACGTGGACGCTCTCAACTACCACCTGGACATGCTGTATCACTTCATGCCCGAAAATACGCTGGTCCCTTACCTCGCCATGGGGTATGGCGGCCACTGGCGCGATTACGAGGGGGATGGGGAAGTGAACCGATCCGCTTTTAACTATGGCGGCGGGGTGAAGTATTTTCTTACCGATGCCATGGCGCTTAGAGGCGATGTGCGTCATATCATAATGAAGGACCGGGATGAAACCTTCCACGACCTTGAATACGGCCTGGGGGTCGATTTCATTTTCGGCGGGGCCAAGGCCGCTCCGGCAGTTGCCGCCGCCCCCGTGGCCGCTCCCGTGGTGCAACCTCCGGCAGCGGAAGCCCCCTTGGAGCCGGTACCGGCAGCGGAACCTGCGCCGGGGCACTACAAGTATTGTGTAACACTGCAGGGCGAGTTCGACATAGACAAAGCCGAGATCAGGCCTGAATACCGCGACGAGGTCGCAACAGTCGGCAAGTTCATGAAGCAGTACCCGACCACCACCGCGGTTATCGAAGGGCACACCGATAACGTCGGCGATCCCCAGTACAACCTCGATCTTTCCAAGCGCCGCGCGCAGGCAGTCGTCGATTATCTGGTCGACAACTACGGTATCGAGCGCTCGCGCCTGGAGGCCCGGGGCTTTGGTATGGCGCGTCCGATAGCCACCAACAACACCGACGAGGGGAGGCAGGCCAACCGCCGCATCGAGGCGATCATCGACTGCGCCTTCGACGTCAAGGAAGTCCAGCCCCCGGACCGGCTCTGCATGACCCTGCTGCTCGAGTTCGATAGCGGCAAAGCCGATATCAAGCCGCAGTATCGCGACGAAATGGCCAAAGTAGGGGAATACATGAACAAGTATCCCACCACGACGGCGGTTATCGAAGGCCACACCGACAACGTCGGCGGCTCCGACTACAACATGAAGTTGTCGCAGCGACGCGCGGAAAACGCGGTGCAGTACCTGGTGCAGAATTTCGGCATAGATAAAAGCCGCCTCTCCGCCAAGGGGTACGGCTACACGCGGCGCATCGCCTACAACAGCACGCCCGAGGGGCGAGCCAAGAACCGCAGGATCAACGCCGTCATCGACTGCGTCATCAAGAAATAGCTAAAATCTAGATTAAGACTAAGACTAAGATTAAGATTGAGTCTAAGGCAAAGACTTGAGAAGAACTAAAGAAGGGGAAGCCGTTTTGGCTTCCCCTTCCTGTTTGTGGTGCAACCCGATGTCTCTGATTTAGATGTGAGTCTGAATCCAAGGTCTGAACTCACAGTCTCGGATTTTAAACTCAATCTTAATCTCAATCTCGCCTTTTGCTTTACCCAATCTCCTTGGCGATGAACTTCTGCACCCCGCGCAGCATATCCTCGACGTCGGCGGTGCGGTACCTGGAGCCATCCCCGGCAATGAAGTCTTCCTTCATGTAGCACCAGTCCTTCACCCGCTGGTAGGTTCCCACCTGGTACACCTTTGCCTGGTAGAGGGCCTCGTTCATCTTGGAGAGGTCCCCGGCAGGAATGGAATTACTCCCGCAGATCAACGTCAACGCCTGCTCCAGCAGGACCGAGGCCAAGATGCTGGCTGTTGCCAGTTCCCCCCTGCGCAGGAAATCGAGCGTCCGCCCCCCGAGGTACTCCAGAACGGCATGGTCCAGGAACAGCTTGACCTCGGTGAGCCCGCCTCGTTCGAATTCGGTGCGCGCAGACTGCACGATGGCGCGGCAGTTGTCGAAGCTTTCCTTGTAGGTGATGTTGATGATTTTGGCGTAGATCGCCTCGAAGTTGCGGTAGTAGGCGCTTTCCTCGCCGAAAACCTGCTGCAGCAGGCTCAGGGCGGAATTGGCCCAATCCTGGAACAGCTTGGAGTCCACGA
Proteins encoded in this region:
- a CDS encoding type 1 glutamine amidotransferase domain-containing protein: MSKKILVILSEWGFWGEELVGPLEVLQSRNYKPVLCTPTGRRPRALPPSMDPGYKDPPLGKTVATPEMAEKVRRLDDPSNPYLANQRSLKAMLPERPYWSDLGELGYPDERGQMKMSYYPLRKWEGYCRARAQAQQALVEEFEALLLVGGSGPMIDLVNNYRVHDAILAFKQADKPIAAECYGVACLAKARNFDDPRSIIWGKHVTGHPQEYDYRDLAGVLDPETGAMLSREAGNPDRWVNFGPPFYTLEHILRDATGPEGGVHGSVGRPHSVIVDYPLITGRSTADSYTTGEKLVEVLEKGLRRYGW
- a CDS encoding transposase, whose product is MDQISIFTATLGLAPPWRVTSACFTDHSNRLDIKIEYSLETVACPRCGSKLSHSPTGTVQEIWYHRDFLSYATYLHARMPIIPCRCGSFRLERPWCREGSGFMPIPSL
- the mscL gene encoding large conductance mechanosensitive channel protein MscL; this encodes MLKEFKQFALKGNVLDLAVAVVLGAAFGKIVSSFVSDILTPPIGKLLGNIDFSSLFLNLTSTPIRSVAEAKALGAPVIAYGLFLNAVFDFIIIAFALFLLVRQVSKMLPPPTPPVATKECPHCCTMIPVKASRCPNCTSSQSEA
- a CDS encoding OmpA family protein; this encodes MKKYLQLVLVPALLLGLFTQSYAEVKPESFSVSPYVAGYSFFGRERLETGPAVGLRGGYNFTSHFGMEAVLTYISTEGKDGSGIGDVDALNYHLDMLYHFMPENTLVPYLAMGYGGHWRDYEGDGEVNRSAFNYGGGVKYFLTDAMALRGDVRHIIMKDRDETFHDLEYGLGVDFIFGGAKAAPAVAAAPVAAPVVQPPAAEAPLEPVPAAEPAPGHYKYCVTLQGEFDIDKAEIRPEYRDEVATVGKFMKQYPTTTAVIEGHTDNVGDPQYNLDLSKRRAQAVVDYLVDNYGIERSRLEARGFGMARPIATNNTDEGRQANRRIEAIIDCAFDVKEVQPPDRLCMTLLLEFDSGKADIKPQYRDEMAKVGEYMNKYPTTTAVIEGHTDNVGGSDYNMKLSQRRAENAVQYLVQNFGIDKSRLSAKGYGYTRRIAYNSTPEGRAKNRRINAVIDCVIKK